The DNA sequence AAAGTGGCTCTTGCGCTGGTCGAGCTGATCAAGATTAAGTACCCGAAAGACACGCTCGACATTGTGGTGTTCGGCAATGACGCCTGGCAAATTCAGGCTAAAGAACTCCCCTATCTGGAAGTAGGCCCCTACCACACCAATACCGTTGCGGGTCTGGAACTGGCGATGGACCTGCTGCGTCGGCGGAAGAACAAGAACAAGCAGATCTTCATGATCACCGATGGCAAACCAACCTGTTTGAAAGAAGGAATCAAGTACTACAAGAACTCGTTTGGTCTGGATCGCAAAGTAGTGAGCAAAACGCTGACCCTGGCCGCGCAGGCCCGTCGTCTGGAAATTCCGGTGACAACGTTCATGATCGCCAGCGATCCCTACCTGAAACAGTTCGTGCAGGAGTTCACTAAGGTAAACAACGGCCGCGCTTACTACAGTGGTCTCCAGGGTCTCGGCAACATGATGTTCGAGGATTTCCAGCGTAATCGCCGGAAAAACATCAAGTAGCCCGCCGGTACGTCTTGTGGGTACCCGGCTCACGTAAACCTGCGGATAAACCCGTACACCTGATGCATTCAGCCATTTTTACCAAAGTCGGGGCCACCATCCCGACTTTATTTTTGCTCCTTTGCATGCGTATACCGACTACGGCACAGTCGATGAACGATTCGCTCACGGCCTACCTGCGTCGGCTACCGGCGGGCGTGCGGGTCAATCTGGCGGTGCAGTCACTGGCCGACAGCAGTGAGTCGTTTGTGCAGGGGGCCACCGATCAGGTGCCGTCAGCGAGTGTCATCAAACTGCCCATTATGATCGAAGCGATGGAGCAGGTCAAGGCGGGTCGGCTGGATCTGGACGAAATTCATATCCTGACCGATGGCGAAAAAGTGGGGGGCGACGGCGTACTCAAAACGTATTCACACCGCAGCCGGGTAGCCTACCGCGACTTGCTCCGGCTGATGATGATCTACAGTGACAATACCGCTACCAACATCTTCATCAACGAACTTGGGATGGATGCCATCAACCGGCGGATACAGGCCCTCGGCTTGTCTGGCAGTCAGCTGAATCGGGTCATGATGGATACGCTGGCCGTCAGACAGGGCCGCGAGAACTACGTCACGGCGCGGGACATGAATAGGCTACTCGGTAAGCTATACCGGAACGAAGTTGCCACGCCGGAACTGTGCGCGCACATGATAGCCATTCTAAAGCAAAACGAAGACATGGCCACCATCCCGAAACGACTGCCTGCAGGAACCGTAGTAGCGCACAAAACGGGAACGCTAGCCTACATCCGGGGCGATGCGGCCATCGTCTATGCACGAGAGCCCTTTCTCCTTTCCATATTCGTAGCGGGCGTACCTACGCCCCAGGCGGAGCAACTGATTGCCGATATCAGCCTGATTTGTTACACCCATTTTGCGCGCCCATGAGCACCTTCACCGAACACGCCATTGCGTATTACAACACCCTGGCCGCCCCGGCCAGCCTGCCACCGGGTGTTGAGGTTATGAATCCTTATCAGGATTCTAACGTCCGGCAGATCGTCGGTGAGTTTTATACCAAATTCTACCGCGATACCCGGCCGCGCGTGTTCGTTCTGGGTATCAACCCCGGCCGGTTTGGGGCGGGCGTAACGGGTATCTCGTTTACGACACCCCAGAACCTGCGCCGGTACTGCGGCATCGACAATAGCCTGCGCGATACGCCGGAGCTATCGAGTCGCTTCATCTACCAGGTTGTCGAAGCCTTTGGCGGTGCCGCAGCTTTCTACGGTACCTTCTTCCTGACCTCCCTGTTTCCCCTCGCACTGACCAAAGACGGCCGTAACTATAACTTCTACGACGACCGGCTGACAACCGAGGCCCTTTGGCCCGCCATCACCGAGACCGTCCGAACGCAGACCGATTTTGGGTATAACCGCCGGGTAGCGGTTTGTCTGGGCCGGAAGAATGAAACCTACCTTCGTCGGCTGAACGAGCAACAGGATTTCTTCGACCGGATCGTTACGCTTGACCACCCCCGGTACATTTTACAGTACAAATCCAGGCAGCTCCCGGACTACCTCGACCAGTACATCACAACCCTGCACGACTGCCTGGAAACGGCATAATAAAACCGGCGTTGCAACGCCGGTTTTATCGCGGAACCAATACGTTATGCTTTTTTTCACAACCGCCGTAGCTCCATGGTGTAGCCTTGCTTGAAAGCCTTTCCGCTGGCATCGACATCATCTTCCTGCCATTTGAGCTGCATATTGCCGCCCGTAAACGTCACATCGTAGGTGGTAGCTACCTTGTCACTGTCGGTGATGGTCAACTTGGTGCCGGCCAGCACCCATTTGCTGTTACTATCGATACCCGTTGCCTGACTTATATCATCACTGTTGGTTTTACAGGAAGCCGGCGTATCGGTCGTGACGGTCCCGTTGCTCTTGAACGATACCGTAAGATCGGTCAGGCAGGTAGTACCCAGAAAGAGCGTATAAAGCGGGAGCAGATCTTCGAAACCCTGCACTTTGGGATCTGCTTTGAGCGCGCTTACTTTGTAGTTACCTTCCACCGAAGGGGAAGTCGTTGCGGGTGAGACGGTATCATCTGCTCCTTTCTTACAGCTACTGAACCCGAGTGGCATTGCCACGAGCATTATCCAAACCAGTGGCCGGATCGACATTGACGTTTTCATACATTACGGTTTACTAACAGGTGGAAACTGGTCGGAAATATCATGGACAACCGCCCCGCTCCGGTACGCCAATTGAGTCAACGGCAACCGACTTTACAAACGGTCAATACGTTGCCCTTACCGATGAAAAATCACGGTATGCGTAGCTGTTCGTTGTTGCCGGGAAGAAGGCATAGCCCCCAACTGTCGTTTTCTGACGAGTCAAGCAGGCGTTGGCGTATTCAGCAATCTACCGGATCCTTCTCTCCAGCAGACAACCGAATAGTCATAAAGCGGAGTTGGTGCGGGGGTTGTACGCCAACTGTATAACTTTGCAAGCAGTAAAACAGCTTTTCAACGATTTCTCAACACGCACACTATGCTTGTTACCACTACGCCCAACATTGAAGGCAAACGGATCACCAATTACATTGGTCTGGTCAATGGCGAAGCAATTATCGGGGCTAACCTCGTCAAAGACTTTTTCGCCAACATAACCGACGTAGTTGGTGGTCGATCCGGCGCTTACGAACAGGGATTGCGCGAAGCAAAGAGTATTGCCATTAAAGAAATGATTGAGCAGGCCACCCGGTTGGGCGCCAACGCTATTGTTGGCATCGACCTGGACTACCAGACGATCGGGGGTAGCGGCTCCATGCTGATGGTCAGCGCGAACGGGACGGCGGTTGTTATCGACTAACTTCCCAGACTCGTTCGGTCAGGTAGGTGGCCATTTCGGTTTGTAATGCTTTAGCTTCGTCACGGGCCCGGTCGGCGAAATCGGTGCCGGCCGATGCGTAGAGTATACTCCGCGACGCGTTGACCAGCAGCCCTCCGGCTGCCGTGAGCCCCCGGCACGATACGTCGGCCAGCGATCCACCCTGGGCCCCTACGCCCGGTACCAGCAGGAAATTATCCGGTGCCAGTTCCCGAATCCGGCTCAGCTCACTGGTTTGGGTCGCCCCCACAACAAACATCAGCTGATCGGGACCAGCCCAGGTCTGCGCCGTTTTCAGAACGGTCTGGTACAGTTGCTCCTGATCGACTGGCTGGTGGAGGGAAAGCCGCTGAAAATCAGCACTACCAGGATTCGACGTGAGCGCCAGCAGAATGACCCATTTTCCGGGATAGGCCAGAAACGGCACGACCGAGTCATGGCCCATATAAGGCGCTACGGTAATGGAATCGAACGACAGACCCGCAGCTTCGGGCTCAAAAAAAGTGCGGGCATACAGGCCTGACGTATTACCAATATCGCCCCGCTTGGCATCGGCGATGGTAAAACAATTTGACGGTATATAATCGAGGGTTCGCTGCAGACTTTCCCAACCGCGGGGGCCCTGGGCTTCGTAAAAAGCAATATTGGGTTTATAGGCAACGGCGAAATCGGCGGTGGCGTCGATAATCGCTTTGTTGAAAGCAAAAACGGGGTCGGCCTCGGAAAGCAGATGCGACGGTAATTTGCGCAGGTCCGTATCTAAGCCTACGCACAGGTAGGACTGTTTTTTAAAAATCTGTTCGCTAAGTTCGTTGTACGTCATTCCGGATTCAAAGCCACAGGCTAAAATGGGCCGGTCAAAAGTACGAACTACGGTTCCTGTTTCATAAATTTGCCCGTAAAGTCTAGTACCATCCTATCTAAAAGCAGCACCTATGCAAGTCCGGGAAACCGCCATCAAGGGGTTAATTGAATTGATTCCACGCGTATTTGACGATGAACGAGGCTATTTCTTCGAGTCATATAATAAACCCCTCTTTGCGTCGCTGGGTTTGCCCATGGACTTCGTTCAGGACAATCAATCGTTCTCGGTAAAAGGTGTCCTGCGTGGACTGCACATGCAGAACGAACCGTTTGCGCAGGGAAAGCTGGTGCGGGTTATTACGGGTCAGGTACTCGACATTGCCGTTGACCTCCGGCCCGACTCCCCTACCTTCGGTCAGTACGAAACGTTTCTGCTGGATGCCAAGCTGGCTAACATGGCCTATATTCCGGAAGGTTTTGGCCACGGTTTTGTGGCGCTCGAAGACAGTATCTTCAGCTATAAATGTACCAACGTCTATAATAAAGTGGCCGAGTCGGGTATTCGCTGGAACGACCCCGACCTGAATATCGACTGGGGCATCAGCAATCCGATCGTGTCCGACAAGGATCAGGAGTTGAAGGCGTTTCGGGAGATTTTCCCCCACGCGGTCGTTTAACGACGTACTACGTATACATAAGCCGGTATTCAGCCTGGACAATCCAGCGGAATACCGGCTTTTTCT is a window from the Spirosoma rigui genome containing:
- a CDS encoding uracil-DNA glycosylase family protein; translated protein: MSTFTEHAIAYYNTLAAPASLPPGVEVMNPYQDSNVRQIVGEFYTKFYRDTRPRVFVLGINPGRFGAGVTGISFTTPQNLRRYCGIDNSLRDTPELSSRFIYQVVEAFGGAAAFYGTFFLTSLFPLALTKDGRNYNFYDDRLTTEALWPAITETVRTQTDFGYNRRVAVCLGRKNETYLRRLNEQQDFFDRIVTLDHPRYILQYKSRQLPDYLDQYITTLHDCLETA
- a CDS encoding lipocalin family protein, which encodes MKTSMSIRPLVWIMLVAMPLGFSSCKKGADDTVSPATTSPSVEGNYKVSALKADPKVQGFEDLLPLYTLFLGTTCLTDLTVSFKSNGTVTTDTPASCKTNSDDISQATGIDSNSKWVLAGTKLTITDSDKVATTYDVTFTGGNMQLKWQEDDVDASGKAFKQGYTMELRRL
- a CDS encoding heavy metal-binding domain-containing protein, with amino-acid sequence MLVTTTPNIEGKRITNYIGLVNGEAIIGANLVKDFFANITDVVGGRSGAYEQGLREAKSIAIKEMIEQATRLGANAIVGIDLDYQTIGGSGSMLMVSANGTAVVID
- a CDS encoding serine hydrolase, producing the protein MRIPTTAQSMNDSLTAYLRRLPAGVRVNLAVQSLADSSESFVQGATDQVPSASVIKLPIMIEAMEQVKAGRLDLDEIHILTDGEKVGGDGVLKTYSHRSRVAYRDLLRLMMIYSDNTATNIFINELGMDAINRRIQALGLSGSQLNRVMMDTLAVRQGRENYVTARDMNRLLGKLYRNEVATPELCAHMIAILKQNEDMATIPKRLPAGTVVAHKTGTLAYIRGDAAIVYAREPFLLSIFVAGVPTPQAEQLIADISLICYTHFARP
- the pyrF gene encoding orotidine-5'-phosphate decarboxylase, with product MTYNELSEQIFKKQSYLCVGLDTDLRKLPSHLLSEADPVFAFNKAIIDATADFAVAYKPNIAFYEAQGPRGWESLQRTLDYIPSNCFTIADAKRGDIGNTSGLYARTFFEPEAAGLSFDSITVAPYMGHDSVVPFLAYPGKWVILLALTSNPGSADFQRLSLHQPVDQEQLYQTVLKTAQTWAGPDQLMFVVGATQTSELSRIRELAPDNFLLVPGVGAQGGSLADVSCRGLTAAGGLLVNASRSILYASAGTDFADRARDEAKALQTEMATYLTERVWEVSR
- the rfbC gene encoding dTDP-4-dehydrorhamnose 3,5-epimerase; translation: MQVRETAIKGLIELIPRVFDDERGYFFESYNKPLFASLGLPMDFVQDNQSFSVKGVLRGLHMQNEPFAQGKLVRVITGQVLDIAVDLRPDSPTFGQYETFLLDAKLANMAYIPEGFGHGFVALEDSIFSYKCTNVYNKVAESGIRWNDPDLNIDWGISNPIVSDKDQELKAFREIFPHAVV